Proteins from a genomic interval of Brachybacterium vulturis:
- a CDS encoding ABC transporter ATP-binding protein, with protein sequence MTAAPAARTTESSALGAEATTEESALHTVRRGLALTPNALQGLWITVLLAVIATAGKVVVPIAVQAILDRGIIQPETPDIAFVAGAAGIAAAVLLSTAVANIVMNRRLFRLAETSLATLRKRAFRHIHDLSLLTQGTEQRGALVSRVTSDVDTVSQFMSFGGIMLVVMSMQLVLATAVMLFYSWPLAIVVWLCYIPILLVMGTLQRRIRARFQLVRTEVGRMLGAVSEALVGSATVRAYGIEARTRGTQTSRVRDVRDAQFSVLKPQSASFFLSETADGLATAVVVVVGIVLGTGALGIDLPGSDLTAGGVIAFVFLVSLFSQPVRMGIEMLMQAQNAVAGWRRVLGVLDTPADVADPAGAMDPHTGRRDAPVPGATALPEGLLDIEIRELRYSYPTGPEVLHGLSVDLPARSRIAIVGETGSGKTTFAKLLTRMMDPASGQVLIGGIPLHLIPYDSLRSRVIMVPQEGFLFDTTVGGNLDYGRPGASEAEMRQALDELGLGTWVQELPEGLDTPVGQRGESLSAGERQLVALARAYLADPDIIVLDEATSAVDPAADVRLQQAIDGLARGRTTITIAHRLSTAERADRIMVLDGGDLVEHGTHDELVDLAGGIYAGLHRSWVAHRSQR encoded by the coding sequence ATGACCGCCGCTCCCGCCGCGCGCACGACGGAATCCTCCGCCCTCGGCGCCGAGGCCACCACCGAGGAATCCGCGCTGCACACCGTGCGCCGCGGCCTCGCGCTCACCCCGAACGCCCTGCAGGGCCTGTGGATCACAGTCCTGCTCGCCGTCATCGCCACCGCCGGCAAGGTGGTGGTGCCGATCGCGGTCCAGGCCATCCTCGACCGCGGCATCATCCAGCCCGAGACCCCCGATATCGCCTTCGTCGCCGGCGCCGCGGGGATCGCCGCGGCCGTGCTGCTGAGCACCGCGGTGGCCAACATCGTCATGAACCGGCGCCTGTTCCGCCTGGCCGAGACCTCCCTGGCCACCCTGCGCAAGCGCGCCTTCCGCCACATCCATGACCTGTCCCTGCTCACCCAGGGCACCGAGCAGCGGGGCGCCCTCGTCTCCCGCGTGACCAGCGATGTCGACACCGTCAGCCAGTTCATGAGCTTCGGCGGCATCATGCTGGTGGTGATGAGCATGCAGCTCGTCCTCGCCACCGCCGTGATGCTCTTCTACTCCTGGCCGCTGGCGATCGTGGTGTGGCTCTGCTACATCCCGATCCTGCTGGTCATGGGGACGCTGCAGCGTCGGATCCGGGCCCGGTTCCAGCTGGTGCGCACCGAGGTGGGCCGCATGCTCGGCGCCGTCTCCGAAGCCCTCGTCGGCTCCGCGACCGTGCGCGCCTACGGCATCGAGGCCCGCACCCGGGGCACCCAGACCTCCCGCGTCCGCGACGTGCGCGACGCCCAGTTCTCCGTGCTGAAGCCGCAGTCCGCCTCCTTCTTCCTCTCGGAGACGGCCGACGGGCTCGCCACCGCGGTCGTGGTCGTGGTCGGCATCGTGCTGGGCACCGGGGCGCTGGGCATCGACCTGCCCGGCAGCGACCTCACCGCCGGCGGCGTGATCGCCTTCGTCTTCCTCGTCTCCCTGTTCAGCCAGCCGGTGCGGATGGGCATCGAGATGCTGATGCAGGCCCAGAACGCGGTGGCCGGCTGGCGGCGCGTGCTCGGCGTGCTCGACACCCCGGCCGACGTCGCCGACCCCGCCGGCGCCATGGACCCCCACACCGGTCGACGGGACGCGCCGGTCCCCGGCGCGACGGCCCTGCCCGAGGGCCTGCTGGACATCGAGATCCGTGAGCTGCGCTATTCCTACCCGACCGGCCCCGAGGTGCTGCACGGCCTCAGCGTGGACCTGCCCGCCCGCTCCCGCATCGCGATCGTGGGCGAGACCGGCAGCGGCAAGACCACCTTCGCCAAGCTGCTGACCCGCATGATGGACCCCGCCTCCGGCCAGGTCCTCATCGGCGGCATCCCACTGCACCTGATCCCCTACGACTCCCTGCGCTCGCGGGTGATCATGGTGCCGCAGGAGGGCTTCCTCTTCGACACCACCGTGGGCGGGAACCTGGACTACGGCAGGCCCGGCGCGAGCGAGGCGGAGATGCGACAGGCCCTCGACGAGCTGGGCCTGGGCACCTGGGTCCAGGAGCTGCCCGAGGGCCTGGACACGCCCGTCGGCCAGCGCGGCGAGTCCCTCAGCGCCGGGGAGCGGCAGCTGGTGGCGCTGGCCCGGGCCTACCTCGCCGATCCGGACATCATCGTGCTCGACGAGGCCACCAGCGCGGTGGACCCCGCCGCGGACGTGCGCCTGCAGCAGGCCATCGACGGCCTCGCCCGCGGGCGCACCACGATCACCATCGCCCACCGGCTCTCCACCGCCGAGCGGGCCGACCGGATCATGGTGCTGGACGGCGGCGACCTGGTCGAGCACGGCACCCATGACGAGCTGGTCGACCTCGCCGGCGGCATCTACGCCGGGCTGCACCGCTCCTGGGTCGCCCACCGCAGCCAGCGGTGA
- a CDS encoding class I SAM-dependent methyltransferase, whose protein sequence is MPEPQTPQDPPIPPLSARDEPRFRDLARKQALAGAFQEQGEHYDRLRPGYPDAVLEAILARVPVREADGMACGPRAVDLGAGTGKLSWALVDRGLEVTAVDPSVAMLETARRRDPSTATNAALPSAAARAPGPSAGTLTTRVATAEATGLPTGSAELVTVAQAWHWFDARAASAEVARLLTAGGVLALVWNRLDVTIPWVHRLSRIMHAGDVHREDFRPTVGPELELRGRGVQQWEDPMPTQDVIDLARTRSYVITAPAERRARVFANLDWYLHEHLGHAPGSTIAVPYRTDWFMYRAVRG, encoded by the coding sequence GTGCCGGAACCCCAGACGCCGCAGGACCCGCCGATCCCCCCGCTCTCTGCGCGGGACGAGCCGCGGTTCCGGGACCTCGCGCGCAAGCAGGCGCTGGCGGGCGCCTTCCAGGAGCAGGGCGAGCACTACGACCGGCTGCGTCCCGGCTACCCGGACGCCGTGCTCGAGGCGATCCTCGCCCGGGTTCCGGTCCGCGAGGCCGACGGGATGGCGTGCGGGCCGCGGGCGGTCGACCTCGGCGCGGGCACCGGCAAGCTCTCCTGGGCGCTGGTGGACCGGGGCCTCGAGGTCACCGCCGTCGACCCCAGCGTCGCCATGCTCGAGACCGCGCGCCGGCGCGACCCGTCGACCGCGACGAACGCCGCCCTCCCGTCTGCCGCCGCCCGCGCGCCCGGTCCGTCGGCCGGGACCCTCACCACCCGCGTCGCGACCGCCGAGGCGACCGGGCTGCCCACCGGATCCGCCGAGCTGGTCACGGTCGCCCAGGCCTGGCACTGGTTCGACGCGCGCGCCGCATCGGCCGAGGTCGCGCGCCTGCTGACGGCGGGCGGGGTGCTGGCGCTGGTGTGGAACAGGCTGGACGTGACCATCCCGTGGGTGCACCGCCTCTCGCGGATCATGCACGCCGGGGACGTGCACCGCGAGGACTTCCGGCCCACCGTCGGCCCCGAGCTGGAGCTGCGGGGGCGGGGCGTGCAGCAGTGGGAGGACCCGATGCCCACCCAGGACGTCATCGACCTCGCCCGCACCCGCAGCTACGTCATCACCGCCCCTGCGGAGCGGCGCGCGAGGGTGTTCGCGAACCTCGACTGGTACCTGCACGAGCACCTGGGTCATGCACCGGGCAGCACCATCGCCGTCCCGTATCGCACCGATTGGTTCATGTACCGGGCGGTGCGCGGCTGA
- a CDS encoding DUF6318 family protein gives MNRPVQRVVIIVLALLLVVPLGVIGLGGLLGPDGEDRAGQDSASENPEDRPTADPAEQPPRPELPRPQEPAGLTEQSAEGAQATLTYLLESYDYMMSSGDTSVWEDSVDPNCRVCMRFLDNAQVLAEQGGYLIGGAFEVHSTTFTGTGEPPATGTVVAQFTQEESILVDDPSLQATRLSSVTGQLIATVAWDGERWRVTDMTIAPPEGAAPSDGGGS, from the coding sequence GTGAATCGTCCCGTCCAACGCGTCGTCATCATCGTGCTCGCGCTCCTGCTGGTGGTCCCCCTCGGAGTGATCGGGCTCGGCGGGCTGCTGGGTCCCGACGGCGAGGACCGGGCCGGGCAGGACTCGGCCTCCGAGAACCCGGAGGACCGGCCGACGGCGGACCCGGCCGAGCAGCCGCCCCGCCCCGAGCTGCCCCGGCCCCAGGAGCCCGCCGGCCTCACCGAGCAGAGCGCCGAGGGCGCGCAGGCCACGCTGACGTACCTGCTGGAGTCCTACGACTATATGATGAGCAGCGGCGACACCTCCGTGTGGGAGGACTCCGTGGACCCGAACTGCCGGGTCTGCATGCGCTTTTTGGACAACGCCCAGGTGCTCGCCGAGCAGGGCGGCTACCTGATCGGCGGCGCCTTCGAGGTGCACTCCACGACCTTCACCGGCACCGGCGAGCCGCCGGCGACCGGCACCGTGGTCGCCCAGTTCACCCAGGAGGAGTCGATCCTGGTGGATGATCCGTCTCTGCAGGCCACCCGGCTGAGCTCGGTGACCGGCCAGCTGATCGCCACCGTCGCCTGGGACGGCGAGCGCTGGCGCGTCACCGATATGACCATCGCCCCGCCCGAGGGCGCGGCACCGTCCGACGGCGGCGGCTCCTGA